A genomic stretch from Arachis stenosperma cultivar V10309 chromosome 3, arast.V10309.gnm1.PFL2, whole genome shotgun sequence includes:
- the LOC130969693 gene encoding rho GDP-dissociation inhibitor 1-like, whose translation MEGGKRAEEAAGPSCAGTNQEMPHHPNEEEDEETEDEKEEDEHDFETDHHQNTTFQPGPLLPLKDQIERDKEDESLRRWKEKLLGCLESDFDGQVDPEVKFHSIGIVSEDFGEVVTPLPLNENQNARVLFTLREGSHYQLKLKFSVLHNIVSGLKYSNTVWKGGIQVDQSKGMLGTFAPQKEPYEHALKEEVTPSGVLARGVYSAKLKFEDDDRRCHMELKYSFEIKKCI comes from the exons ATGGAAGGTGGTAAGAGGGCAGAGGAAGCAGCAGGACCATCATGTGCAGGAACCAACCAAGAAATGCCTCATCAcccaaatgaagaagaagatgaagaaactGAGGACGAGAAAGAAGAGGATGAACATGACTTTGAAACTGATCACCATCAAAATACCACCTTTCAACCTGGCCCTCTTCTTCCTCTCAAGGACCAAATCGAACGGGACAAg GAGGATGAAAGCCTAAGGAGGTGGAAGGAGAAGCTGTTGGGGTGCTTAGAAAGTGATTTTGACG GTCAAGTGGATCCTGAAGTGAAATTCCACTCTATTGGCATAGTCTCTGAGGATTTTGGCGAAGTTGTGACTCCTTTACCATTGAATGAAAATCAAAATGCTCGTGTTCTATTCACTCTCCGGGAAGGGTCTCATTATCAGCTTAAGCTAAAATTTAGTGTTCTTCACAACATTGTGTCTGGCTTGAAATACTCCAACACTGTTTGGAAAGGAGGGATTCAAG TTGATCAGAGCAAAGGAATGCTGGGTACGTTCGCGCCTCAAAAAGAACCTTATGAACATGCATTGAAAGAGGAGGTCACTCCGTCTGGTGTACTTGCAAGGGGTGTATACTCAGCCAAACTTAAG TTTGAAGATGATGATAGAAGGTGTCACATGGAACTCAAATATTCATTCGAGATCAAAAAGTGCATCTAG
- the LOC130967999 gene encoding exocyst complex component EXO84B-like, whose amino-acid sequence MESSSKTQRRFRFRDHSQPESQNSVPSSEPSSDVSALSLHDSDEPEIESMTGRGIKHLCDELLELKEAASEDLQKNIFANYSSFLRILEEVTGVENELVQLENHFVSHKRLVRDLIDRIYPNILSLSSNIEDHIDNEPSLIRSEFEAHINDVSDKLDLLMSENKVDEALELLESADAHYHGIQFEDYSDSDINLYNSVISEKMSMLKQRLIQIAENDRIVGPELQKALTGLCRLGETQLAIELLLKYYHSRIMDGTKDLQWSKSSSNEAYIRELARFVFSMISQAAKSFVMLCGESSPYASELMMWSCEETKSFVAWFDEYVKKISATNGSLSYAIKAVKFAVLYCSLLEDQSLVLQPYLVMLLCPCIEEVLNTHVNHFKKVVGIFSVSDSWGLEKYLVSGVLGGGSLNLDVEEQPEYCVLTTSGRKFLTLLQAIVEDISPLVALQMGSSIIGALSNLITEYVTILERALTYETRGGDHQVSPRIKLAVSVAQPVSILANMLTLTKLLFVMVKGIYSSNDGGKDSNEMEENLDVDQHQELEEFMLFLEESSHKLRTVFCQQLIARVSATYHSHEIFSAIQNVDQFDDNRIQYTTPSGIFQVLFLELRKIERLDEENMFEVNWLIGLLRELMESMFIWISNNKDIYATQETNQFVMDVQFLVEIGMHGGYFSNDPLLLLTLMKSTFNSAGLDPFKDADNDGWAIDAATKTIQKLLEIEKTTTMQPKESVVNNEEEGELHESQSNQSAYLSEEGDLSSSENNNNNNIDALDFDEEDELEVAIDTNTLTEHSVSTMQSAPTIAIDEKGQNSEEIKSK is encoded by the exons ATGGAATCTTCATCAAAAACACAAAGAAGGTTCAGATTCAGAGACCACTCCCAACCTGAATCTCAGAACTCTGTGCCATCATCAGAGCCTAGCTCTGATGTTTCTGCACTCTCACTGCATGATTCTGATGAACCCGAAATTGAGTCCATGACTGGAAGG GGAATCAAGCATCTGTGTGATGAACTTTTAGAGCTTAAGGAAGCAGCAAGTGAGGATTTGCAGAAAAACATCTTTGCTAATTATTCTTCCTTCCTTAG AATTCTAGAGGAAGTGACAGGAGTGGAAAATGAACTTGTGCAACTAGAAAACCATTTTGTATCACATAAAAGACTAGTGAGGGATCTTATAGACCGTATATATCCAAATATACTGTCCTTAAGCTCAAACATTGAAGATCACATAGATAATGAACCTTCATTAATCCGTAGTGAATTTGAAGCTCATATTAACGATGTTTCGGATAAGCTTGATCTTCTCATGTCAGAAAACAAGGTAGATGAAGCCTTGGAGCTTCTAGAATCTGCTGATGCACATTACCATGGAATCCAGTTCGAAGACTACTCGGATTCTGACATAAACTTATACAACTCTGTGATTTCTGAGAAGATGTCAATGCTGAAACAAAGATTGATACAGATAGCTGAGAATGATAGAATAGTTGGACCGGAGCTGCAAAAGGCGCTAACAGGGCTATGCAGGCTTGGAGAGACTCAACTCGCTATAGAATTGTTGCTAAAATATTACCATTCGAGGATTATGGATGGAACAAAAGATTTGCAGTGGTCTAAATCTTCTTCAAACGAAGCATATATAAGAGAACTTGCAAGGTTtgtgttttctatgatttcacaAGCAGCTAAGAGCTTTGTGATGTTATGCGGAGAGAGTTCTCCTTATGCCTCAGAACTTATGATGTGGTCATGTGAGGAAACAAAgtcatttgttgcttggttcGATGAGTATGTTAAGAAGATCTCGGCGACTAATGGTAGCTTGTCATATGCCATAAAAGCTGTGAAGTTCGCGGTGTTGTATTGTTCCTTGTTGGAGGATCAAAGTTTGGTTTTGCAGCCTTACTTGGTGATGCTTCTATGTCCCTGCATTGAAGAAGTTCTGAATACACATGTAAACCATTTTAAGAAAGTTGTTGGTATCTTCTCAGTAAGTGATTCTTGGGGTTTGGAGAAATACCTTGTTTCTGGAGTGTTGGGGGGAGGATCCTTAAATCTTGATGTCGAGGAGCAACCGGAATATTGCGTGCTAACTACCAGCGGCCGGAAATTTCTCACACTTTTACAG GCCATTGTGGAAGATATTTCTCCTTTAGTTGCTCTTCAAATGGGAAGTTCAATCATTGGTGCACTCAGCAACCTCATCACAGAGTATGTCACCATTCTTGAAAGAGCTCTTACCTATGAAACAAGAGGAGGAGATCATCAAGTTAGTCCAAGAATCAAGTTAGCCGTGTCGGTTGCGCAGCCAGTTTCGATTTTGGCTAATATGTTGACGCTAACAAAGCTTCTCTTCGTCATGGTTAAGGGAATATATAGCAGCAATGATGGTGGCAAAGATTCTAATGAAATGGAAGAAAATTTAGATGTTGATCAGCATCAAGAACTTGAAGAGTTCATGCTGTTTCTTGAAGAGAGCTCACATAAGCTGAGAACTGTGTTTTGCCAGCAATTAATTGCGCGAGTATCGGCTACTTACCATAGCCATGAGATTTTCTCGGCTATTCAAAATGTTGATCAATTTGATGATAACAGAATCCAATATACCACGCCCTCTGGTATCTTTCAG GTTCTATTTCTCGAACTGAGGAAAATAGAAAGACTTGATGAAGAGAATATGTTTGAAGTGAATTGGTTGATAGGCTTACTGAGAGAGCTGATGGAATCTATGTTTATTTGGATTTCCAACAACAAAGACATCTATGCAACTCAAGAAACCAAccag TTTGTTATGGATGTTCAGTTCCTGGTGGAGATTGGAATGCATGGAGGATACTTCTCCAATGATCCTTTGCTTCTTCTCACTCTCATGAAGTCAACCTTTAATTCTGCAGGACTTGACCCTTTCAA AGATGCAGATAATGATGGATGGGCCATTGATGCAGCCACTAAAACAATTCAAAAGCTTCTAGAGATTGAGAAAACAACAACTATGCAACCAAAAGAGAGTGTAGTtaacaatgaagaagaaggagaattaCATGAGAGCCAATCCAACCAATCAGCATATCTCTCTGAAGAAGGTGATTTGAGTTCCTCagagaataataataacaacaatattGATGCTTTGGATTTTGATGAGGAAGATGAGTTAGAAGTTGCTATTGATACAAACACATTGACGGAACATAGTGTTAGTACCATGCAATCAGCTCCAACAATTGCCATTGATGAGAAAGGACAAAATTCTGaggaaattaaatcaaaatgA
- the LOC130970260 gene encoding uncharacterized protein LOC130970260 isoform X2 codes for MATYPPPSSSFSHFSAWNHVVPSPSSSCSYGGNSMAPTASASAIEQTPRHIPGVAVEWNLEEQAILEDGLARYAGVGSNVTVYATIAQQLQDKTVRDVALRVRWMKEKEENIQNSKKRKDDLKLTKKSRNRKEKVSGRAVPSSRLVAQSDVASSVPRMATMKSTDCTSYKAIGGLIGTLMEQNAQAFNQISKNLASRMHGKNIEIFHQVRENFNKIMKDLNETPDPMSLMPPLPKLLALDEMEKLSNPKPPYTPMFQETDFILL; via the exons ATGGCTACCTATCCTCCTCCTTCCTCCTCCTTCTCGCACTTCAGTGCTTGGAACCATGTTGTTCCATCACCATCTTCCTCATGCAGCTATGGCGGGAATTCCATGGCTCCGACCGCTTCTGCTTCGGCCATAGAGCAGACTCCGAGGCACATTCCTGGTGTAGCAGTTGAATGGAACCTTGAAGAACAAGCTATTCTTGAAGATGGACTTGCTAG GTATGCTGGTGTTGGTTCTAACGTAACAGTCTATGCGACCATAGCACAACAGCTGCAAGATAAGACAGTTAGGGATGTAGCGCTTCGAGTTCGGTGGATGAAGGAA AAAGAAGAAAACATTCAAAATAGCAAGAAGAGGAAGGATGATCTTAAGTTAACCAAGAAAAGTAGAAATAGAAAG GAGAAAGTTTCAGGCCGTGCAGTGCCTTCTTCTCGCCTTGTTGCTCAATCCGATGTTGCCTCATCAGTGCCACGAATGGCTACGATGAAAAGTACTGATTGTACTTCTTACAAAG CAATTGGAGGTCTAATAGGTACACTCATGGAGCAAAATGCACAGGCCTTCAACCAAATCTCAAAAAATCTTGCTTCTCGTATG CATGGGAAGAATATTGAGATTTTCCACCAAGTGAGAGAgaacttcaataaaattatgaaaga TTTGAATGAAACACCAGACCCAATGAGCCTAATGCCACCCCTTCCTAAGTTGCTTGCGTTAGATGAGATGGAAAAGTTATCCAACCCCAAACCGCCATATACCCCTATGTTTCAAGAAACGGATTTCATTTTGTTATAG
- the LOC130969424 gene encoding uncharacterized protein LOC130969424 has protein sequence MADTEQNYTVRRNASIMEWKQMHPLHQIAETPTHKLLLKQWLKEEELIHGRIALKETQIDSVRKEITMLHIFFFLFHSLTLMLLFTSSSSVSFSESESSSSACQRWWIPSLCSFVFSLGLIWAVRYKSDVESHMEKALQREKEDKILLGKCVEELKKKGLEFDLLKEVDALRRAKSLRVVEGKHQEIRKWSSRDFVSFFLFSMACLVLAVTKVILCG, from the coding sequence ATGGCTGATACAGAACAGAACTACACAGTAAGAAGAAACGCGTCGATAATGGAGTGGAAGCAAATGCACCCACTACACCAAATCGCAGAGACACCAACGCACAAACTCCTACTAAAGCAATGGCtgaaagaagaagaactcaTCCATGGCCGAATCGCACTGAAAGAAACCCAAATCGACTCGGTTCGCAAAGAAATCACAATGCTCCacatcttcttcttcctcttccacTCCCTGACCCTCATGCTCCTCTTCACATCCTCTTCCTCTGTGTCTTTCTCAGAATCCGAATCTTCTTCGTCCGCGTGCCAGCGCTGGTGGATCCCTTCGCTGTGCTCCTTCGTGTTCTCGTTGGGCCTGATTTGGGCCGTGAGGTACAAGAGCGACGTGGAGAGTCACATGGAGAAGGCGCTtcagagagagaaagaagacaAGATTCTTTTGGGGAAGTGCGTGGAAGAGCTGAAGAAGAAGGGTCTGGAATTCGATCTGTTGAAAGAAGTTGATGCTCTCAGAAGAGCAAAGAGTTTGAGGGTTGTTGAAGGGAAACATCAAGAGATTCGGAAATGGTCTTCCAGAGATTTCGTctcctttttcttgttttctatgGCTTGTTTGGTTCTTGCAGTTACCAAAGTTATCTTGTGCGGTTAA
- the LOC130970260 gene encoding uncharacterized protein LOC130970260 isoform X1, whose amino-acid sequence MATYPPPSSSFSHFSAWNHVVPSPSSSCSYGGNSMAPTASASAIEQTPRHIPGVAVEWNLEEQAILEDGLARYAGVGSNVTVYATIAQQLQDKTVRDVALRVRWMKEVSYKEENIQNSKKRKDDLKLTKKSRNRKEKVSGRAVPSSRLVAQSDVASSVPRMATMKSTDCTSYKAIGGLIGTLMEQNAQAFNQISKNLASRMHGKNIEIFHQVRENFNKIMKDLNETPDPMSLMPPLPKLLALDEMEKLSNPKPPYTPMFQETDFILL is encoded by the exons ATGGCTACCTATCCTCCTCCTTCCTCCTCCTTCTCGCACTTCAGTGCTTGGAACCATGTTGTTCCATCACCATCTTCCTCATGCAGCTATGGCGGGAATTCCATGGCTCCGACCGCTTCTGCTTCGGCCATAGAGCAGACTCCGAGGCACATTCCTGGTGTAGCAGTTGAATGGAACCTTGAAGAACAAGCTATTCTTGAAGATGGACTTGCTAG GTATGCTGGTGTTGGTTCTAACGTAACAGTCTATGCGACCATAGCACAACAGCTGCAAGATAAGACAGTTAGGGATGTAGCGCTTCGAGTTCGGTGGATGAAGGAAGTAAGCtat AAAGAAGAAAACATTCAAAATAGCAAGAAGAGGAAGGATGATCTTAAGTTAACCAAGAAAAGTAGAAATAGAAAG GAGAAAGTTTCAGGCCGTGCAGTGCCTTCTTCTCGCCTTGTTGCTCAATCCGATGTTGCCTCATCAGTGCCACGAATGGCTACGATGAAAAGTACTGATTGTACTTCTTACAAAG CAATTGGAGGTCTAATAGGTACACTCATGGAGCAAAATGCACAGGCCTTCAACCAAATCTCAAAAAATCTTGCTTCTCGTATG CATGGGAAGAATATTGAGATTTTCCACCAAGTGAGAGAgaacttcaataaaattatgaaaga TTTGAATGAAACACCAGACCCAATGAGCCTAATGCCACCCCTTCCTAAGTTGCTTGCGTTAGATGAGATGGAAAAGTTATCCAACCCCAAACCGCCATATACCCCTATGTTTCAAGAAACGGATTTCATTTTGTTATAG